One genomic segment of Mycolicibacterium psychrotolerans includes these proteins:
- a CDS encoding Rv0340 family IniB-related protein, with translation MANSLLDFVMSLVRDPDAAARYAADPAQALADAHLTDVTSVDVQNLIPVVAESLSMSAPAHGLDAFGAEPVSNVWASGAATAAFDAFDDHVPLASVIDTDSAVPTIVDHLDEPPAALAAPDPAPSLQVDDVDFDQPAITEASVDDHWAPMADDVHSLDHPVDHGPGFDLFD, from the coding sequence GTGGCGAACTCACTACTGGACTTCGTGATGTCGCTGGTCCGCGATCCGGATGCGGCCGCACGCTACGCCGCCGACCCCGCTCAAGCCCTGGCCGACGCCCACCTGACCGACGTGACCAGCGTCGATGTGCAGAATCTGATCCCCGTCGTCGCCGAGTCGCTGTCGATGTCCGCCCCGGCCCACGGCCTGGACGCCTTCGGCGCCGAGCCGGTGTCCAATGTGTGGGCCAGTGGCGCCGCGACCGCCGCGTTCGACGCTTTCGACGACCATGTCCCACTCGCTTCGGTCATCGACACCGACAGTGCGGTGCCGACCATCGTCGATCATCTCGACGAACCGCCTGCGGCGCTGGCCGCGCCGGATCCGGCGCCGTCCCTGCAGGTCGACGACGTTGATTTCGACCAGCCCGCGATCACCGAAGCGTCCGTGGACGACCACTGGGCGCCCATGGCGGACGACGTTCACAGCCTCGATCACCCCGTCGACCACGGCCCCGGGTTCGACCTCTTCGACTGA